The Candidatus Thorarchaeota archaeon genomic sequence GGTCCGCATGTATTCATTGACAAAAAGCACTTCATTAGACTCCGGATCAACAACGTACACAATTTCGTCAATACTATCGAATATCTCTAGTAGCTGTTTTCTTTCCGCCTGTAGCGCCTTCTGTGCTTGTTTCCGCTCAGTAATATCCAGATGTGTTCCAGTTGCCCGAATTGGGTCGCCGTCTTCATCACGCTCAACCACCCTCCCCCTGTCTTCTATCCAGACCCAATCTCCGTTCTTTGTTCTCATTCGATGCTCTGACACATAGGAATCGCTCTTGCCCTCCAAATGTTCGTTCAGAATTTCCATGACCTCGGGCAAGTCTTCTGGATGAACTCGCTTTTTCCAAGCATCAAGACTAGGTTCTATTTCCGAAAGCTCATATCCGAGCATATTTGCCCATCTTTCATTGAAAATTACGTCACCGGTTTGGACATTCCAGTCCCAAGTCCCAAGGCCAGAACCTTCGATGACGAGGCTCAAACGGTTCTTGCTTTCTTCCAGCTTCTTCTCAGCTTTCTTACGTTTAGAGATATCGCGTGCCACGCTAATGATGACTGGTTCGCCGTCATATTCGACCACTGTACTCGAAAGCTCTATCGGGATTTTTTGTCCATCTTTCGTTATGTGTGCTGTCTCAAAAACTAGGTGACCATTTTCCACGATTTTCTGAATGCGCGGCTCAATCAGATCTGCAAATTCAGGCGAATCGATATCCTGTAGCCCCATATTGAGGAGTTCTTCTCTACTGTATCCAAGTTGATCTACTGCTTGTGAATTTACTTCGAGGTGGTTTCCTTCGAAATCATGAACAAAAACGGCGTCGTGTAGTGAGTTAAGCAGAGTGTAGTAACGGTTGTAAAATCTATTTTCGAGCTTTTTTTCGGTGGTGTCGTCAGCCTGATGATTAGCGTCTGCATCGTTTAGCATCGTTCATCAGTATCCTAGTGAGTTTACCGGTCCTTGTCAGTGGGCATGTCAAGAACTGTAAGGGTTCTACTCAGGTCACCTGTAATTGTTGTTTCCTTGGATTCTCTATAAAAACCATCGGGAGTGTATGCATATTGTAGTTATTGTTACATATAACGCGCTTATGCCTTCAAATGACCCTGACTAGCACAAATCCATTCATTTAGGGCAACTCTGCCATCAATTCTACGCGTCTAGTTTTCTTGGAGAAACGACGTTACATGATTGTTGAATTCTTCTGGATGATCCAAGATAACAAGATGTCCAGCGTCTGGTATTGTAATCAATTCTGAATTCGGTAACCATTCATGCAGCATCTCAGAAGCCCATACGGGTGTGGTGATATCCTCTTCTCCTACAATCAGTAAGGTAGGAATCTCCAAATCGCGAAGATGTTCACAGATGTTGAATTTAGCGGAGGCAGCAGTTGCAAGCAGGGCATCTTTCTTTGACATGTAGTCTGACATTTGCTTGGCCACCCACTTCGCAGTTTCTTCATCATAAGGTGATAATCCTCGCTTGCTGATACCCATAGCAAAAGCATCGACGGGATTACTCTTTACGCGTCCCAAAACATCTGTAGTAGCTTCATCACTTACATAACAATAGGAGCTGCTGATCACCATTTTGTCAACCGAGTTCTCATTTTCGATAGCGTACACCAGTGCAACCATACCCCCCAAAGAATGACCGACAAAAAGGAGATTTTGCTCCCAACCAAGATGATCCAGCAAGATTTCCATATCTGTAACATAGTCCCGGATGGTAAATCGGTCACCAGGCTTGATTGACCGTCCGTGGCCATGTAAGTCAAAGCGCAATACGTGATAATCAGGTTCAAAGACGGGTAACTGATGCTTCCAGCAATCTGAATTCACGAAAAGGCCATGAATCAGAATCAGCTTCGAGCCATTTTCATTGCCGGTGACTTCATAAGCTATTTTTGTATCGTCTTTTTCCAGAATCTCCATTGACTTCTACCACTTCAATCCGAATGATATTCCCAACATAAATATCAGTCGCTTAAGGGGCATGAGATTCGATGCCTTAAAGTAGCACCAGTGGTCTATACATGGTACTTGCTTGGGGTGAGATGGTTGACATCACCAGAGGATAAGAAAACTAAAGAGAAAGTACTGATTCCTGAAAGCCAAGAAGCACCTGTTGCGATGATCTCAAGATGGGACCAGCCGATAACAGGCATTGTTTCCTTGATCTTGGTCTTCGCAATCACATTCTTGGTATGGTTTATCCCAGGAGTAGCGACTTTGTCGTCAATACTTGCTGGATTCGGGATTATGGGTGTGTTATTTGCCATTTGGTTTGAAAACTGGCCTATATCGAACCTGCGAGATCCATGGAAAATAGGACTTGTAGCAACAATAGTGAATATCGTAATAGCATTCATTTTCTTCTTTGTTGCTAACTGGTTTGCTCTATTCTACAGTCCATGGATAGGCGTTACAAATCCTGCTGCGTATATCGGTGTAGGATGGGCGATATTTGGCTCCCTTTCAGCTTCTATGTTTTCATTCGCAGTCCTATGGCTAGCGGGCAGTATGTACTGGCCATGGTTCGATAAGAAGCAACCAGGTCGGGGAATCAGACTGTTTATCGTAGGATGGATAATCACGATTATCGTATGGCTCCTGCTGTTCTTCCCATACGGTAATCCTGATGCAGTCCCTACAGATGTGCAAAGTTGGGTTAAACCGATGTATGGCATCAACATGGGATGGACCCAGTGGACGATTTTCTTCTCGCTACTTACACTCATGGCTTTCGAATATTGGCCATGGGATAAAGCCGGAAAACAACCAAAGATCGGCGTAGCGGCTCTCATCGGCTGCAGTATACTAGGCCTAATCATGGTTGTAGCTGCAGGGTATATCGTAGCCTTTCTGTTTGTACCTGTCTTTGCCATGTTTGGATATACTGTGCCAGGTATTGAACAGCTGACAGTTGGTATAGGGCTCATGAATGTGGGATATGCGGATTGGCTAATCGTTGCGGTAGTGGTTGTCTCGCTATTCTTTGACAACTGGCCCAAGAAATACAGCCAAGGAAAGAATCTCGCTATCCGATTCATAACCATTCTGGTTATTGGCACAGTACTCTTTGTAACATTCTACCTGTATTCGCCATTCTTGGGTGCAGCCTACGTGGGTTCACCGTTTTATGATAATCCCACGAGCTTTCTCTTGATGCTCATATGGGTACAGCTAATCTTCGCATATCTATGGAAGAAGTGGCCAGTAGCTGAGGCACTGTAAATCAGTATAATATGGGAGAGATTACCTCTCCCCTACTTCCCTTTTTCTACCGTTACGGTAATAAGTTAGCTACAGTACTTTATGCAGTGAGGTCTAGCCTTGTGACCGAAACGAAACCCGGACAATTGCCTGTCATTCAAATGACTGTGGATATCCCAAAGCCCCTTGAAGAAACATGGAATCTTTTCTTGAATGAACTGGTCATGCTGCAATGGCTAGGAAATGAGATTACGGCAAACCTGAAGGAAGGTGGAAAAATACAATTCCTTGGGGACAACGCACCACATTCTCCTGAGGTCGCTAGTCATTGGGAGATAAGAAAGATACGAGAAAAGAGGGCTCTCCTACTTGAATGGGAGATTCTGGGAGTTGAGACGTTAGTAGTTTTCAAATTCAGTCCTATTGAAACCGGAACACTAATCGAGTTGAATCATGGCCCGGTTCCCAGTGCAGCACGACCACTGAATATGCCGGAACACTGGACAATGATGCTTGCTAATTTCAAGTCTTTTGTAGTGCTTGGGGAACCAGCTCATCGATTTGATTACTCAGACTACCATCCCCTCCGTCCTACGCGATATGATCCAAAAGAAGTCCGGCAGAGTGTACTCGTCAGAGCACCACCCGAATTACCATTCGATGTCTGGACAAATCCCGAGAAGCTGAAACGTTTCATCCAAGCGGAGGATCCTGTTGTTGATAGACGTTATGCAGGACTCTATACATGGTGGGCAGAGGGCAAAGGTCCGGTTGTCTTCAGGAAGCTTGAAGAAAACGAGGAAATTGAGTTCAGCTGGGTATACGGTGATGAGCCAGAAACCATCGTAAATGTTCGCTTCGAACAGGTAGAAGACGATACCTTAGTTACCCTACATCACCACGGATTCCGAAAACCAGAAGATGTAATCGGTTATCGAGTAGGATGGGCGTCTGTGCTATGTGAATTAAAGCTTGTGTGCGAGCTTGGAGAATCAGGGATTACACGCATAAGAGGCTGGGGAGAAGGGCCT encodes the following:
- a CDS encoding PAS domain S-box protein, with product MLNDADANHQADDTTEKKLENRFYNRYYTLLNSLHDAVFVHDFEGNHLEVNSQAVDQLGYSREELLNMGLQDIDSPEFADLIEPRIQKIVENGHLVFETAHITKDGQKIPIELSSTVVEYDGEPVIISVARDISKRKKAEKKLEESKNRLSLVIEGSGLGTWDWNVQTGDVIFNERWANMLGYELSEIEPSLDAWKKRVHPEDLPEVMEILNEHLEGKSDSYVSEHRMRTKNGDWVWIEDRGRVVERDEDGDPIRATGTHLDITERKQAQKALQAERKQLLEIFDSIDEIVYVVDPESNEVLFVNEYMRT
- a CDS encoding alpha/beta hydrolase encodes the protein MEILEKDDTKIAYEVTGNENGSKLILIHGLFVNSDCWKHQLPVFEPDYHVLRFDLHGHGRSIKPGDRFTIRDYVTDMEILLDHLGWEQNLLFVGHSLGGMVALVYAIENENSVDKMVISSSYCYVSDEATTDVLGRVKSNPVDAFAMGISKRGLSPYDEETAKWVAKQMSDYMSKKDALLATAASAKFNICEHLRDLEIPTLLIVGEEDITTPVWASEMLHEWLPNSELITIPDAGHLVILDHPEEFNNHVTSFLQEN
- a CDS encoding SRPBCC domain-containing protein, which gives rise to MTETKPGQLPVIQMTVDIPKPLEETWNLFLNELVMLQWLGNEITANLKEGGKIQFLGDNAPHSPEVASHWEIRKIREKRALLLEWEILGVETLVVFKFSPIETGTLIELNHGPVPSAARPLNMPEHWTMMLANFKSFVVLGEPAHRFDYSDYHPLRPTRYDPKEVRQSVLVRAPPELPFDVWTNPEKLKRFIQAEDPVVDRRYAGLYTWWAEGKGPVVFRKLEENEEIEFSWVYGDEPETIVNVRFEQVEDDTLVTLHHHGFRKPEDVIGYRVGWASVLCELKLVCELGESGITRIRGWGEGP